A genomic segment from Bryobacteraceae bacterium encodes:
- a CDS encoding helix-turn-helix transcriptional regulator has protein sequence MKIRALINAVVENIRTRVRNGEFTERALARLLGISQPHVHNILKGARALTPELADSFAEKLNISLDALWRDLPPHRDRR, from the coding sequence ATGAAGATTCGCGCCCTCATCAATGCCGTCGTTGAAAACATCCGCACCCGTGTCCGCAACGGCGAGTTCACGGAACGCGCCCTCGCCCGCCTCCTCGGCATCTCCCAGCCCCACGTCCACAACATCCTCAAAGGCGCTCGCGCTCTCACCCCCGAACTGGCCGATTCCTTCGCCGAAAAACTAAATATTTCCCTCGACGCCCTCTGGCGCGATCTGCCCCCTCACCGCGATCGCCGATAA